The Juglans regia cultivar Chandler chromosome 2, Walnut 2.0, whole genome shotgun sequence genome includes a window with the following:
- the LOC109000441 gene encoding ABC transporter F family member 4, which yields MGKKKPEEHGATTKTKVGSKDIPKDGKKEKLSVSAMLASMDQKPDKPKKGSSSSLTSTTSKPKTKVAPKVSSYTDDIDLPPSDDEDDDYASQEEQTDGQKLSNRQQRSESKFLEISISEKEMKKREKKDVFAAHAAEQAKQEALKDDHDAFTVVIGSRSSVLDGGDEADANVKDVTIDNFSVSARGKELLKNTSVKISHGKRYGLVGPNGMGKSTLLKLLAWRKIPVPKNIDVLLVEQEVVGDDRSALEAVVSANEELVKLRNEVALLQNSSSVVEGENDDDGGNGDDAGEKLAELYEKLQILGSDAAEAQASKILAGLGFTKEMQVRPTRSFSGGWRMRISLARALFVQPTLLLLDEPTNHLDLRAVLWLEEYLCRWKKTLVVVSHDRDFLNTVCNEIIHLHDLKLHSYRGNFDEFESGYEQRRKEMNKRYETYEKQIKAAKRSGSRAQQEKVKDRAKLNAAKEASKNKAKGKVDEDEPLPEAPKKWRDYSVEFHFPEPTELTPPLMQLIEVSFSYPNRVDFRLSNVDVGIDMGTRVAIVGPNGAGKSTLLNLLAGDLVPTEGEVRRSQKLRIGRYSQHFVDLLTMEETPVQYLLRLHPDQEGLSKQEAVRAKLGKFGLPSHNHLTPIAKLSGGQKSRVVFTSISMSKPHILLLDEPTNHLDMQSIDALADALDEFTGGVVLVSHDSRLIARVCEDEEKSEIWVVENGTVRTFPGTFEEYKEELQREIKAEVDD from the coding sequence ATGGGAAAGAAGAAGCCAGAGGAGCATGGTGCAACCACCAAAACTAAGGTGGGTAGCAAAGACATTCCAAAAGatgggaagaaagaaaagcttTCTGTCTCAGCGATGCTTGCCAGTATGGACCAGAAACCTGATAAGCCTAAAAAGGGTTCTTCCTCTTCCTTAACTTCTACTACAAgtaaacctaaaacaaaagtCGCACCAAAAGTTTCATCTTACACTGATGACATTGATCTCCCTCCCTCcgatgatgaggatgatgattaTGCCTCTCAAGAAGAGCAGACTGATGGCCAGAAGCTATCCAATCGACAGCAGAGGAGTGAATCAAAGTTTCTTGAAATATCCATAagtgagaaagaaatgaaaaaaagagaaaagaaggacGTGTTTGCTGCCCATGCAGCAGAGCAGGCAAAACAGGAGGCCCTTAAGGATGATCATGATGCTTTTACTGTTGTTATCGGTAGCCGAAGTTCAGTTCTTGATGGGGGTGATGAAGCTGATGCCAATGTCAAAGATGTAACTATAGATAATTTCTCTGTATCTGCTCGGGGAAAAGAACTCCTAAAGAATACATCTGTAAAGATATCTCATGGAAAAAGGTATGGTTTGGTTGGGCCCAATGGAATGGGCAAGTCTACATTATTAAAGCTCCTTGCTTGGAGGAAGATCCCTGTTCCTAAGAATATTGATGTTCTTTTGGTTGAACAAGAGGTGGTTGGTGATGATAGAAGTGCTCTTGAAGCAGTTGTTTCAGCTAATGAAGAGCTGGTCAAGCTCCGAAATGAGGTTGCATTGTTGCAGAATTCATCTTCTGTTGTTGAGGGTGAGAATGATGATGACGGTGGCAATGGTGATGATGCAGGAGAGAAGCTCGCTGAGTTGTATGAGAAGTTGCAGATCTTGGGTTCAGATGCAGCTGAGGCCCAGGCATCAAAGATTCTTGCTGGGTTGGGTTTCACCAAAGAAATGCAGGTTCGTCCAACTCGTTCATTCAGTGGTGGCTGGAGGATGAGAATATCACTGGCTAGGGCTCTTTTCGTGCAACCAACACTTCTGTTATTGGATGAACCCACAAATCATCTCGACCTCAGGGCTGTTCTCTGGTTAGAGGAGTACTTGTGTCGGTGGAAGAAAACTCTTGTTGTTGTCTCACATGACCGGGATTTCCTTAACACTGTCTGCAATGAAATCATTCATCTCCATGATCTTAAGCTTCACTCATACCGTGGAAACTTTGATGAGTTTGAAAGCGGGTACGAGCAGCGTCGCAAAGAGATGAACAAGCGGTATGAAACTTACGAGAAGCAAATTAAAGCAGCCAAGAGGTCAGGGAGTCGTGCTCAGCAGGAGAAGGTGAAGGACCGTGCTAAGCTCAATGCTGCAAAAGAAGCATCAAAGAACAAGGCGAAGGGAAAGGTTGACGAGGATGAGCCTCTTCCGGAGGCCCCAAAGAAGTGGAGAGATTACAGCGTGGAGTTCCACTTCCCTGAACCCACTGAGCTTACACCCCCACTCATGCAGCTAATTGAAGTCAGCTTCAGTTACCCGAATCGAGTGGATTTCCGGCTCTCAAATGTTGATGTGGGTATTGATATGGGAACACGTGTTGCTATTGTTGGCCCTAATGGAGCAGGAAAATCTACTCTACTGAATCTTCTCGCTGGTGATTTGGTTCCAACTGAGGGTGAAGTGCGGAGGAGTCAGAAGTTGAGAATTGGGAGGTATTCACAGCACTTTGTGGACCTACTGACAATGGAGGAAACTCCAGTTCAGTATCTTCTTCGTCTTCATCCAGATCAAGAGGGACTCAGTAAGCAGGAGGCTGTTCGTGCCAAGCTTGGAAAATTTGGGCTTCCCAGCCATAATCACCTCACTCCAATTGCAAAATTATCTGGAGGGCAAAAATCACGGGTTGTATTCACTTCAATTTCTATGTCAAAGCCACATATATTGTTGTTGGATGAGCCCACAAATCATTTAGACATGCAGAGCATTGATGCGCTGGCCGATGCACTGGACGAGTTTACGGGTGGAGTTGTCCTGGTCAGTCATGACTCTAGGCTCATAGCACGTGTTTGTGAGGATGAAGAGAAGAGTGAAATATGGGTCGTGGAAAACGGAACTGTGAGAACTTTCCCTGGAACATTTGAGGAGTACAAGGAGGAGTTGCAAAGGGAGATCAAAGCAGAGGTCGACGATTGA
- the LOC109000419 gene encoding protein BONZAI 1-like, whose translation MGNCCSDEAGGRAAVGGTAASQDNPINAPNDAVSHFLNSRGYHGLYSQIELSYSASDLRDRDLLSKSDPMVVVYTKGRDGTLEELGRTEVVLNSLNPTWITKHTISYQFEIVQILVFRVYDVDTQFHNVEVKMLRLDEQQFLGEASGVLSEIVTKSNRSLTLDLVRREESSRSTRPRNYGKLTVHAEECISSKTTTEMILRCSDLEYKDLFSRSDPFLVISKVVESGIPIPVYKTEVIKNDLKPTWKTVYLNIQQVGSKESPLVIECFNFNSSGKHDLIGKVQKSLADLEKLHSGGQGENLFLPSLVGQNYHNKVLKSQLFVDKYTQNIQHTFLDYLAGGCALNFMVAIDFTASNGNPRLPDSLHYIDPSGRPNSYQRAIIEVGEVLQFYDADKRFPAWGFGARPIDGPVSHCFNLNGSSHHCEVEGIQGIMMAYTSALLNVSLAGPTLFGPVIGNAAQISSQSLANGGRKYFVLLIITDGVVTDLQETKDALVKASDLPLSILIVGVGGADFKEMEILDADKGERLESSTGRVASRDIVQFVPFRDVQGGEISVVQALLAELPTQFLTYMRTRDIQPIS comes from the exons ATGGGCAACTGCTGCTCAGACGAGGCCGGCGGAAGGGCGGCCGTGGGCGGCACTGCTGCTTCCCAAGACAACCCTATCAACGCTCCAAATGATGCCGTCTCTCATTTCCTCAACTCTCGCGGCTACCACGGCCTCTACTCTCAGATcgag CTATCATATTCTGCTTCAGACTTGCGTGATCGGGACTTACTCTCCAAG AGTGATCCCATGGTAGTTGTTTATACCAAAGGAAGAGATGGAACACTTGAAGAACTTGGCCGCACTGAAGTAGTTCTAAATTCGCTAAATCCGACATGGATCACAAAACATACTATCAGTTATCAATTTGAAATCGTGCAGATATTAGT GTTTCGTGTGTATGATGTTGACACTCAGTTCCACAATGTTGAAGTAAAG ATGCTTAGGTTGGATGAGCAGCAATTTCTTGGTGAGGCTTCTGGTGTGTTGTCTGAG ATAGTCACTAAATCAAACCGCTCATTGACCTTAGATCTTGTACGCAGAGAAGAATCTAGCAGATCAACCCGTCCAAGAAACTATGGAAAGCTTACTGTGCATGCTGAGGAATGCATTAGTTCGAAAACCACGACAGAGATGATATTGAGGTGTTCAGATTTGGAATACAAGGATCTCTTCTCAAGAAGT GACCCCTTTTTGGTAATATCAAAAGTAGTGGAAAGTGGGATCCCAATTCCAGTTTACAAAACAGAAGTTATAAAGAATGATCTCAAGCCAACATGGAAGACAGTGTATTTGAATATTCAACAAGTTGGAAGCAAG GAAAGTCCACTAGTGATAGAGTGCTTCAACTTCAATAGCAGCGGAAAACATGATTTGATAGG AAAAGTTCAGAAATCATTAGCAGATTTGGAAAAGCTTCATTCCGGTGGGCAAGGCGAAAATTTGTTTTTACCTAGTCTGGTTGGGCAAAATTACCACAACAAG GTACTTAAGAGCCAGCTATTTGTAGACAAGTATACCCAGAATATCCAACACACTTTCTTAGATTACTTGGCTGGGGGTTGTGCACTGAATTTCATGGTGGCTATTGATTTCACTG CTTCAAATGGAAATCCACGTCTGCCTGATTCCTTGCATTAtattgatccttctggacggCCAAATTCATACCAGAGA GCAATCATCGAGGTAGGAGAGGTGTTGCAGTTTTATGATGCAGACAAGCGCTTTCCTGCCTGGGGATTTGGAGCACGACCGATCGATGGTCCAGTCTCTCACTGTTTCAACTTAAATGGAAGCAGTCATCACTGTGAG GTTGAAGGCATCCAAGGAATTATGATGGCATATACAAGTGCCCTCCTTAATGTTTCTCTTGCAGGGCCAACTCTTTTTGGACCTGTGATTGGCAATGCTGCACAAATTTCCAGCCAGTCTCTTGCAAATGGGGGTCGAAAATACTTTGTTTTGCTAATAATCACG GATGGAGTGGTAACAGATCTCCAAGAAACCAAAGATGCCCTTGTGAAAGCCTCTGACCTGCCATTGTCGATCCTTATTGTTGGAGTTGGAGGAGCTGATTTCAAAGAAATGGAG ATTTTAGATGCAGATAAGGGAGAGAGACTTGAAAGTTCAACTGGACGTGTTGCTTCACGTGATATAGTCCAGTTTGTTCCTTTCCGGGATGTACAGG GTGGAGAGATTTCTGTTGTTCAAGCACTTCTTGCCGAATTACCTACGCAATTTTTAACCTACATGCGGACCAGGGATATCCAACCAATTTCCTGA
- the LOC109000430 gene encoding uncharacterized protein LOC109000430 isoform X2, with the protein MSALPLKKPKVETNDGDEVELQSKTTTNNMDNNSIEEQEEALVALIEHRTHEVKHLRHRISYYKSQLEEAERRLHDSQSKLARLRSQSNVVPIKGSLDNASKNVKVERRSTSPIHINGGSSRNQPQSKPELLIPAANPKLSQPIKSSNISKTQANPPVSTQYNSATKAKGGRPYRVSSEPEVVEIQDKGTKRKLDEKEHKELIPLIRRSSSPCIIHCHRSNHISSQHKRKLRSLSLCPVNDQLFVTSALDGLVNLWQVQSGGSSASLLSSTDCVSPKQRRWPEDIVWHPQGNSLFSVYSADGGDSQISVLNLNKTQGKARVTFLEDKPHVKGIINSITFLPWEDACFVTGGSDHAVILWSEKDENLWKPKVLHRSMHSSAVMGVAGMQQKQIVLSAGADKRIIGFDAQVGRADFKHLIESKCMSVLPNPRDFNLFMVQTATPERQLRLFDIRLRQTELHVFGWKQESSESQSALINQAWSPDGLYMTSGSADPMIHIFDIRYTANKPSQSIQAHQKRVFKAVWLQSLPLLISISSDLNVGLHKTS; encoded by the exons ATGAGCGCGCTTCCTTTGAAGAAGCCCAAGGTGGAGACGAATGATGGGGATGAAGTAGAACTTCAATCTAAAACCACCACAAATAACATGGACAACAACAGCATTGAAGAGCAAGAAGAGGCATTGGTGGCCCTGATCGAGCACCGTACACACGAAGTCAAACATCTTAGGCACCGCATCTCCTATTACAAATCTCAG CTTGAGGAAGCAGAGAGAAGGTTGCATGATTCACAATCTAAATTGGCTCGACTTCGAAGCCAAAGTAATGTTGTGCCAATAAAAGGTTCTCTGGATAATGCATCGAAGAACGTGAAGGTGGAGCGCAGATCAACTAGTCCCATACATATAAATGGAGGTTCTTCTAGGAACCAGCCTCAGTCAAAACCAGAACTTTTAATCCCTGCTGCGAATCCAAAACTTTCCCAGCCTATAAAATCTTCAAATATTTCTAAGACTCAAGCCAATCCACCAGTTTCCACTCAATATAATAGTGCTACAAAAGCGAAAGGGGGCAGACCTTACAGAGTTTCTTCTGAGCCAGAGGTTGTTGAAATTCAGGATAAAGGAACAAAGAGAAAACTTG ATGAGAAAGAACACAAGGAACTGATTCCGTTGATTCGTAGAAGTTCTTCACCATGCATAATCCACTGCCATAGAAGCAATCATATCTCTAGTCAGCACAAGAGAAAGTTGAGAAGTCTGTCCTTGTGTCCAGTGAACGATCAGCTTTTTGTGACTAG TGCTTTGGATGGATTGGTCAATTTGTGGCAAGTTCAATCGGGGGG TTCAAGTGCCTCTCTACTTAGCTCTACTGATTGTGTATCCCCAAAGCAGAGGAGATGGCCTGAAGATATAGTCTGGCACCCACAGGGGAATAGCCTGTTTTCTGTATACAGTGCTGATGGTGGAGATTCTCAGATATCAGTTCTTAATCTCAATAAGACACAAGGG AAAGCTCGTGTAACTTTCTTGGAGGATAAGCCTCATGTTAAGGGTATTATTAACAGCATAACCTTCTTGCCCTGGGAAGATGCCTGTTTTGTCACTGGAGGCAGTGATCATGCTGTTATACTTTGGAGTGAGAAAGATGAGAACTTATGGAAACCAAAGGTATTGCACAGGAGTATGCATTCATCAGCTGTTATGGGAGTAGCTGGGATGCAGCAAAAGCAGATTGTACTGTCTGCCGGGGCAGACAAGCGAATTATTGGGTTTGATGCACAAGTTGGAAGAGCAGATTTCAAGCATCTAATAGAAAGTAAATGCATGAGTGTCTTGCCAAATCCACGCGACTTCAATTTATTCATGGTTCAAACAGC AACTCCCGAGAGGCAGCTCCGATTGTTTGATATCAGATTGAGACAGACTGAACTTCATGTTTTTGGATGGAAGCAAGAAAGCAGTGAATCTCAGTCAGCGCTCATAAATCAAGCTTGGTCTCCTGATGGTTTATACATGACATCTGGTTCAGCAGACCCGATGATTCACATCTTTGATATCAGGTATACCGCTAACAAGCCTTCCCAATCAATACAAGCCCATCAGAAACGTGTCTTCAAGGCTGTGTGGCTCCAATCACTTCCGCTTCTCATTTCCATATCCTCTGATCTCAATGTTGGATTGCACAAGACCTCTTAA
- the LOC109000430 gene encoding uncharacterized protein LOC109000430 isoform X1 — protein MSALPLKKPKVETNDGDEVELQSKTTTNNMDNNSIEEQEEALVALIEHRTHEVKHLRHRISYYKSQVASYMRAHTCLQLEEAERRLHDSQSKLARLRSQSNVVPIKGSLDNASKNVKVERRSTSPIHINGGSSRNQPQSKPELLIPAANPKLSQPIKSSNISKTQANPPVSTQYNSATKAKGGRPYRVSSEPEVVEIQDKGTKRKLDEKEHKELIPLIRRSSSPCIIHCHRSNHISSQHKRKLRSLSLCPVNDQLFVTSALDGLVNLWQVQSGGSSASLLSSTDCVSPKQRRWPEDIVWHPQGNSLFSVYSADGGDSQISVLNLNKTQGKARVTFLEDKPHVKGIINSITFLPWEDACFVTGGSDHAVILWSEKDENLWKPKVLHRSMHSSAVMGVAGMQQKQIVLSAGADKRIIGFDAQVGRADFKHLIESKCMSVLPNPRDFNLFMVQTATPERQLRLFDIRLRQTELHVFGWKQESSESQSALINQAWSPDGLYMTSGSADPMIHIFDIRYTANKPSQSIQAHQKRVFKAVWLQSLPLLISISSDLNVGLHKTS, from the exons ATGAGCGCGCTTCCTTTGAAGAAGCCCAAGGTGGAGACGAATGATGGGGATGAAGTAGAACTTCAATCTAAAACCACCACAAATAACATGGACAACAACAGCATTGAAGAGCAAGAAGAGGCATTGGTGGCCCTGATCGAGCACCGTACACACGAAGTCAAACATCTTAGGCACCGCATCTCCTATTACAAATCTCAGGTTGCCTCATACATGCGCGCACACACAT gtTTGCAGCTTGAGGAAGCAGAGAGAAGGTTGCATGATTCACAATCTAAATTGGCTCGACTTCGAAGCCAAAGTAATGTTGTGCCAATAAAAGGTTCTCTGGATAATGCATCGAAGAACGTGAAGGTGGAGCGCAGATCAACTAGTCCCATACATATAAATGGAGGTTCTTCTAGGAACCAGCCTCAGTCAAAACCAGAACTTTTAATCCCTGCTGCGAATCCAAAACTTTCCCAGCCTATAAAATCTTCAAATATTTCTAAGACTCAAGCCAATCCACCAGTTTCCACTCAATATAATAGTGCTACAAAAGCGAAAGGGGGCAGACCTTACAGAGTTTCTTCTGAGCCAGAGGTTGTTGAAATTCAGGATAAAGGAACAAAGAGAAAACTTG ATGAGAAAGAACACAAGGAACTGATTCCGTTGATTCGTAGAAGTTCTTCACCATGCATAATCCACTGCCATAGAAGCAATCATATCTCTAGTCAGCACAAGAGAAAGTTGAGAAGTCTGTCCTTGTGTCCAGTGAACGATCAGCTTTTTGTGACTAG TGCTTTGGATGGATTGGTCAATTTGTGGCAAGTTCAATCGGGGGG TTCAAGTGCCTCTCTACTTAGCTCTACTGATTGTGTATCCCCAAAGCAGAGGAGATGGCCTGAAGATATAGTCTGGCACCCACAGGGGAATAGCCTGTTTTCTGTATACAGTGCTGATGGTGGAGATTCTCAGATATCAGTTCTTAATCTCAATAAGACACAAGGG AAAGCTCGTGTAACTTTCTTGGAGGATAAGCCTCATGTTAAGGGTATTATTAACAGCATAACCTTCTTGCCCTGGGAAGATGCCTGTTTTGTCACTGGAGGCAGTGATCATGCTGTTATACTTTGGAGTGAGAAAGATGAGAACTTATGGAAACCAAAGGTATTGCACAGGAGTATGCATTCATCAGCTGTTATGGGAGTAGCTGGGATGCAGCAAAAGCAGATTGTACTGTCTGCCGGGGCAGACAAGCGAATTATTGGGTTTGATGCACAAGTTGGAAGAGCAGATTTCAAGCATCTAATAGAAAGTAAATGCATGAGTGTCTTGCCAAATCCACGCGACTTCAATTTATTCATGGTTCAAACAGC AACTCCCGAGAGGCAGCTCCGATTGTTTGATATCAGATTGAGACAGACTGAACTTCATGTTTTTGGATGGAAGCAAGAAAGCAGTGAATCTCAGTCAGCGCTCATAAATCAAGCTTGGTCTCCTGATGGTTTATACATGACATCTGGTTCAGCAGACCCGATGATTCACATCTTTGATATCAGGTATACCGCTAACAAGCCTTCCCAATCAATACAAGCCCATCAGAAACGTGTCTTCAAGGCTGTGTGGCTCCAATCACTTCCGCTTCTCATTTCCATATCCTCTGATCTCAATGTTGGATTGCACAAGACCTCTTAA